DNA from Mesorhizobium loti R88b:
ACAAGAACGGCCGCTTCACTTGGGCCAACTGGGCTCCCAAGGACTGGATCGCTGCCTACAGGCGCGAGGTCGATCTCTGCCGCAAGGCTGCTCCAGCCGCCAAATACATGTGGTCACCCAAGGGTGAAGAGGGTCTCGAGAAATATTACCCCGGCGACAACTACGTCGACGTCATCGGTCTGTCGGTGTTCGGCCTGCAGAAAAAGGACAATGACGAGACCGGTCATGACCGTACATTCGCCGAGATGCTGAAGCCCGGCTATGACCGCGTCGCGGGTTTCAACAAGCCGATCGAGGTGGCGGAACTCGGCTATGTCGGGAAGCAGGACTATGTTTCGCAATGGGAGGCCGATTCCCGCAAGTCCTATTCGGAGTTTCCGGCGCTGACCTCGGTCGTCTACTTCAACCAGAAGGAAGTGTGGCCATGGTTGGGTGGCTATGGGCTGCCCGACTGGAGGGTTACCCAGCATATCTTGCCCTAGACAGACGGCACCATGTGCAAAGGCAAGCGTAAGAATTGGGCGTAGCGTAAAAGAGTAGGGGTAGGGTCGTGAAACGAGTTCTGGGGAATTGTATTGGAACGGCATTTGCCTGTTCCATCGCTCT
Protein-coding regions in this window:
- a CDS encoding glycoside hydrolase family 26 protein produces the protein MMKHTAVSALVIALALGGSAAFPTSAGAGSTVATDPVQTSSAASAFGSYDPYGDFSADKSASIEELFLPWEDVDLATLPLADAYALQRNRSLLITIEPWTWSKDWRITPNELRDGILSGKYDANMQAICNLVGAMKSPVTIRWAQEMEDKNGRFTWANWAPKDWIAAYRREVDLCRKAAPAAKYMWSPKGEEGLEKYYPGDNYVDVIGLSVFGLQKKDNDETGHDRTFAEMLKPGYDRVAGFNKPIEVAELGYVGKQDYVSQWEADSRKSYSEFPALTSVVYFNQKEVWPWLGGYGLPDWRVTQHILP